In Zygosaccharomyces rouxii strain CBS732 chromosome F complete sequence, a single window of DNA contains:
- a CDS encoding uncharacterized protein (conserved hypothetical protein) has translation MSTSQLHDGPHFFKPLVQEIEPVHFSLPKDGTVAIAYPIYSPDQVHSTLIDYMWHEFNYVIEEGLTYPQADNLTRDEFVHHWFHSFCVVAIKGGVDLQKENDWDKVFLGTFYIKPNYMARCSHNCNAGFLVNHLQRGQKIGYRLGQVYLKWGALLGYKYSVFNLVFVTNVASWKLWDKFKFDRIGLLPRAAILKGYEEPIDAIIYGRDLTKVDPELLEGLS, from the coding sequence ATGTCAACTTCTCAACTGCACGACGGCCCTCACTTCTTTAAACCGTTGGTTCAAGAGATCGAACCCGTACACTTTAGCCTACCTAAAGATGGCACTGTTGCAATTGCATACCCTATCTATTCGCCAGACCAAGTGCATAGCACTCTAATTGATTACATGTGGCATGAATTCAATTACGTAATTGAAGAAGGGTTGACTTACCCACAAGCTGACAATTTGACTAGGGATGAATTTGTACACCACTGGTTCCATTCCTTCTGTGTAGTGGCAATCAAAGGTGGTGTAGATCTACAGAAGGAAAACGATTGGGACAAAGTGTTTTTAGGTACTTTTTACATCAAACCCAATTACATGGCTCGTTGTTCACATAACTGCAATGCAGGTTTCCTTGTTAACCATTTACAACGAGGCCAAAAGATCGGATATAGATTAGGCCAAgtttatttgaaatgggGGGCCCTATTGGGTTACAAGTACTCCGTTTTCAATTTAGTATTTGTGACTAACGTTGCAAGTTGGAAACTTTGGgacaaattcaaatttgatagaattgGTCTTTTACCGAGAGCTGCAATCCTTAAGGGATATgaagaaccaattgatgCAATCATCTACGGTAGAGACTTGACTAAAGTTGATCCAGAATTGCTTGAAGGTTTGTCTTAA
- a CDS encoding uncharacterized protein (conserved hypothetical protein): MAYPGVLHQYSTQVAFEFNPSGHKKVIVVIGGLSDGLLTVKFAPGLAKAVEKLGFGVLQIQMRSSYIGWGTGSLDADVEDIKKLVEYLRSPEGGSRETIIIMGFSTGSQDVMHYLLRHSDSIEGCIFSAPVSDREGQDPKDLERLNPKAQELVANGQGNEILPREYANYVFNTPITAYRWCSLHVKGGDDDYFSTDLSQEVFASTFGKLDKPFLVAFNELDEYVPKNVNKPEHIKRWQSVSNPKYWSKNSGIVKGSTHTVAQPEAQQDLFQRVLGFLEEFSF, from the coding sequence ATGGCATATCCGGGAGTTCTTCACCAGTATTCAACTCAGGttgcatttgaatttaatcCAAGTGGTCACAAGAAGGTTATCGTCGTCATTGGTGGCCTCTCCGATGGACTATTAACTGTTAAATTTGCACCTGGTCTTGCTAAAGCGGTTGAAAAGTTGGGCTTTGGCGTTTTGCAGATTCAAATGAGAAGCAGCTACATAGGCTGGGGGACTGGTTCACTCGATGCTGATGTGGAAGacattaaaaaattggtcgAGTATTTGAGATCTCCAGAAGGTGGATCGAGGGAGACTATCATAATTATGGGATTTTCAACCGGTTCTCAAGATGTTATGCACTACTTACTTCGTCATtcagattcaattgaaggtTGTATCTTTAGTGCACCGGTGTCCGACAGAGAGGGCCAAGATCCAAAGGATCTCGAACGGTTGAACCCTAAAGCTCAAGAGCTGGTTGCCAATGGTCAGGGAAATGAAATATTACCCAGGGAATATGCCAATTACGTCTTTAATACTCCAATAACGGCTTACAGATGGTGTTCATTGCATGTAAAAGGCGGTGATGATGACTATTTCTCTACTGATCTTTCTCAAGAGGTTTTCGCCAGTACATTTGGTAAACTCGATAAACCATTTTTAGTAGCCTTCAATGAATTGGACGAGTACGTACCTAAGAATGTCAATAAGCCTGAGCATATCAAAAGATGGCAATCCGTGAGTAACCCCAAATATTGGTCCAAGAACTCCGGTATCGTGAAGGGCTCTACACACACAGTGGCCCAACCCGAGGCCCAACAAGATCTTTTCCAGCGAGTTCTCGGATTTTTGGAGGAGTTCTCTTTCTAA
- the PPT2 gene encoding holo-[acyl-carrier-protein] synthase (similar to gnl|GLV|CAGL0M02365g Candida glabrata CAGL0M02365g and weakly similar to YPL148C uniprot|Q12036 Saccharomyces cerevisiae YPL148C PPT2 Phosphopantetheine:protein transferase (PPTase) activates mitochondrial acyl carrier protein (Acp1p) by phosphopantetheinylation) produces the protein MIQRVLGIGTDIVFTPRISHLLQRFPPNGSGFKRLTTKFMHQHELEELQLLLYQKKDPTTYLAGVWATKECVWKAMTSFVDPKLMPPAISVYTRLCYKTKGPRGSPFLVFDSNFPQTTPLHSLFYNEVIYKRKIKALLSISHDKDYLVAFMTMLEDIN, from the coding sequence ATGATCCAGAGAGTATTAGGTATAGGAACAGATATCGTCTTTACACCTCGAATATCTCATCTATTACAAAGGTTTCCACCTAACGGTTCAGGTTTCAAGAGGTTGACCACCAAGTTCATGCACCAACATGAGCTCGAAGAGCTGCAGCTTCTCCTGTACCAGAAGAAGGACCCAACTACCTATCTAGCAGGGGTTTGGGCCACGAAAGAATGCGTCTGGAAGGCAATGACCTCATTCGTGGATCCTAAGCTAATGCCACCAGCCATAAGCGTTTACACAAGACTTTGTTATAAAACTAAAGGACCTAGGGGGTCCCCATTCCTAGTATTCGACTCAAATTTCCCTCAAACCACACCTCTTCATTCACTTTTCTACAATGAGGTTATctacaagagaaaaatCAAGGCATTACTATCCATTTCGCACGACAAGGATTACCTAGTAGCATTCATGACGATGTTAGAAGACATCAATTGA